Within Paeniglutamicibacter psychrophenolicus, the genomic segment GGTCGTGTTGCCGCTGCCAAGCCCGCGGCAACACGACCCGAGTCCCCCCGTATTCACTTTTGCCGGTGGACCGGTACTCCTTGTGGCCGGGTCCGAACTCAGACCACCAGCGGCACTTCGTAAATCTCGTCGGCCAGGTGGCCGGCCCGCTCGTGGACCCGCTGGACCGCCTCAGCGGAGGGGCCTTCGGAGAGGCAGAAAATCTTCCCGCTGACCGGGTCGGCCCACGCCCTCTTGAACTCCACGCCTTCCTCGCCCTGAAGGGCAAGATCAGCCTCGTGCGCAGCCTTGAGGTCCGCTGCGGACAAGCCCTGCATGTGGTTGTGGACATCCATGAATTCAGCCATAGCAACACTTCCTTGGATTGTGGCAAACGCATTCATGACTCTGCGTTGGCCCCATTCTAGGAGCAGCTCGGACGCATAAACATAGCTGCCGGCCACGAATCCTGCCGCCGGCCGCCACCCTGCCGGCACGGCTCGAATCCTGCGGAAACGTGCCGCCTTGCAAACGCCGCTAGCCGGCCACTCCCAGCACAAACGGAAGCACCCCGGGGGCCCCGGCCTCGCGCAGTATCCTGGCTGCCTCGGTCATCGACCACCGACTGTCGGCCAGGTCGTCGAGGAGCAGGATCGGGCCCGGGGCGCCGGCCAACTTCTCGGCCATTTCGGCGGGAACCACAAACTGGTCCCAGACCGCGGCGAGCCTGAAGGCCGAGTTGCCGCCCGAGCCGCCGCGCGGCCCATGGTCCCGGTATTCCAGCTGCCCCAGATACGGCAGCCGGCCGATGGTGGAAATGCCTTGGGCAAACGATCCAACCAGTTGCGGGCGGGACCGCGAGGGCATTGAGACCACCGCGACTGGCCTGGTCGACCATTTCCACTCGCTGAGCACCTTCACGCAGGCATCGAGCATGGCCTGGGGCACCGGTGCATCCGGCTCGTCCGCGCTTTCGAGCAGGGCGCGCAACCGGCCGCCCCAGCCCAGATCGGTCAACCGGGCCAGGGCCCGTCCGTCCTCGGCCTGGAACCCGGGGGCGATCTTGCCCTTGAGCGGAACACCCAGTTTTTCCATGCCGCCGGGATACATCCGGCGTGCCTCAACCAGGGCACCAACCCTGCCCAGGGCAGTCTGCGCCGAGTCCTTGGCCGAGGCCTGGATGTCATCGCTGAACCAGACACCCGCGCAGTTGTCGCAGCGACCGCACGGGGCAGCCGCCGGGTCGTCAAGGGCGCGGGAGAGGAATTCCATGCGGCAGGTCTTCAGGTTTTCGTAGTCGAGCATCGCGTTCTGCTCGGCCACGCGGGCGGCGGCCACCCGGGTGTAGCGTTCGGCGTCGTAGAACCACTGGGCGCCCGAACCAATCCACCCTCCGGAGACCCGCTCCACGGCGCCATCCACGGCCAGCACCTTCAGCAGCAGCTCGAGCGGCGTGCGCTTGATGTTGACCCGGGCCTCGAGCGCGGGCACCGACAGCGGCCCCGTCGTAGCGGCGAGTTCCTGCAGCACGGCATTGGCCTTCTGCTGGTCCGGCATGGAACTGGTGGCGAAGTAGCGCCAGATCTCGCGATCCTCCGGACCGGGCAGCAGCAGCACGTCTGCGTTGATGCTGCCACGACCGGCACGGCCCACCTGCTGGTAGTAGGCCACCGGGGAGCTGGGTGCCCCGACGTGGATGACAAACCCGAGGTCCGGCTTGTCAAAGCCCATGCCCAGCGCGCTGGTGGCCACCAGCGCCTTGACCTCGTTGTTCTTCAGCGCGGTTTCGGCGCGGTGGCGTTCTTCGGTGTCGGTGCGACCCGAGTACGCGAGCACCTTGTGCCCGGCCTCGGCCAGCAACCGGGTGATGTCCTCGGCGGCGGAGACGGTCAGCGTGTAGATGATGCCCGAGCCGTGGAAGTCGTTCAGGTGGCTCAGCAGCCAGGCGAATTGCGAGCGCGGCGAGGCCAGGCGAAGCACGCCCAGGCGCAGGGACTCGCGGGCCAGCGAGCCGCGCAGCGTGAAGACCTCGGTGCCTCCCACGGCCAATTGCTCCTGCACGTCGTGGACCACCCGCTCGTTGGCCGTGGCGGTGGTGGCCAGCACCGGGACATTGCCCGGCAACGCCTGGATGAGGTCCTTGATGCGGCGGTAGTCGGGTCGGAAGTCATGGCCCCAGTCGGAGATGCAGTGCGCCTCGTCGATGACCAGCAGGCCCATCCGCGCCACCAGCGCCGGCAGCTGGGTGTCGCGGAAGACCGGGTTGTTCAGCCGCTCCGGGGACACCAGCAGCACGTCCAGTTCGTCGTTGTCGAGCTTCTGGGCGATCGACTGCCAGTCCAGGGCGTTGGCGGAGTTGATGGCCTCTGCCCGCACCCCGGCCCGGGAGGCGGCGGCGACCTGGTCGCGCATCAACGCCAGCAGCGGGGAGACGATCAGCGTCGGCCCGGCCCCGCGTGCCCGCAGCAGCAGCGAGGCCACGAAGTACACGGCGGATTTTCCCCAGCCGGTGCGCTGCACCACCAGCGCCCGACGGCCCCCGGCCACCAGGGCCTCGATGGCCTCGAACTGGCCGTCGTGGAACTGCGCATCGTCCCGGCCGACCAGGGAACGCAGGATGGAAGTGGCAGCGGAGCGCAAGTCCGAATCAATGCTGGGTGTATAGGCGTCCATGGCCCCCAGTATTCCAGTGTCCACCGACACTTGCCCCCACCGGGCAAATGCCGCACCTATGGCACTACTCACCTTCATTGCGCCAATTCCCCGGAGCATCGGGCCAACCGGATAAGCTCATGGGTGTGAGTGTGGAAATCGATCTTTCAGAGTCCTTCAAGGCCTACGACGTGCGCGGCATCGTCGGGGCCACCATTAACGCCGAGGCGGTCGAGGCCATTGGCGCCGCATTCGTCGACGTGTTGGGCCTGTCCGGACAGGACGTCCTGGTCGGCGGGGACATGCGCCCCTCCTCCCCCGAATTTTCCGCTGCCTTCGCGCGCGGGGCCGCCTACCGCGGTGCCAACCCGAAGATGCTCGGGTTGATCTCCACCGACGAGCTGTACTACGCCGCCGGCTCGCTGGGTTGCGCCGGGGTGGTGTTCACCGCCAGCCACAACCCGGCCGCCTACAACGGCATCAAGATGGCCAAGGCAGGCGCCGTGCCGGTGTCCTCCGACACCGGGCTCTTCGACATCCGCGACCTGGCCCAGTCCTACCTGGACGAGGGCCTGCCGGTGTCCACCGAGGCCCCCGAGGGGACCGTCGCAGAGATCGACGTGCTGGCGGACTACGCCGCCTACCTGCGCGAACTGGTCGACCTGACGGGCATCCGCCCGCTGAAGGTCGTGGTCGATGCGGCCAACGGCATGGGCGGGCTCACCACCCCCGCGGTGCTCGGCGACACCCTGCTGCCGGGATTGCCGCTGGAAATCATCGAGATGTACTTCGAGCTCGACGGCACCTTCCCCAACCACCCGGCCAACCCGCTGGAACCGGAGAACCTGCGCGATTTGCGGGCCGCGGTCATCAAGCACGGCGCCGACATCGGCCTGGCCTTCGACGGGGACGCGGACCGCTGCTTCGTGATCGACGAATTGGGCAACCCGGTCTCCCCATCGGCGGTCACCGCGCTGGTCGCCGTGCGCGAGATTGCCCGGGCCCGGGCCGCGGGCGAGGACACCCCGGTGATCATCCACAACCTGATCACCTCCCGCGCGGTGCCCGAGGCCGTCGCCGCGGCCGGCGGCCGCCCGGTGGTCACCCGCGTGGGGCACTCCTTCATCAAGGCCGTCATGGCGCAGGAAGGCGCGGTCTTCGGCGGGGAGCACTCGGCCCACTACTACTTCCGCGACTTCTACAACGCGGACACCGGCATGCTCGCGGCGATGCACGTGCTGGCGGCGCTGGGCCACCAGGACACCCCGTTGAGCGAGTTCGCCGCGGAGTACGAGCCCTATGTTTCCTCCGGCGAGATCAACTCCGAGGTCCAGGACAAGGCCGGGGCCGTGGCCCGCGTGCTGGCGGAATTCACCGATGCCCCGGTCACGGTCACCCGCATGGACGGCACCACCGTGGCAGCCACCGACGGGTCGTACTGGTTCAACCTGCGCCCCTCGAACACCGAACCCTTCCTCCGCTACAACGGAGAAGCAATAGACACCGCGACCATGGAATCCATCCGCAACCAGGTCCTCTCAATCGTCAGGAGCAACGCATGAGCACCCCCGAAAACAAGATCGCCGAACTCGACGAGGCCGCCCAGGCCGAGCTGAACAAGGTCCTGGGCACCGCCCTGGGCGTGGCCCGCGAACAGCTGGAGGAACAAGGCGTCTTCTTGCCCTTCGCCATCGCCGTGGAACCGGCCACCGAGGAAAACGCCGAGCCGGAACTGCGCCTTCTGGCCGTCCAGCCCACCGAGGACCTCGACGACCCGGAAGCCGACATCGACGCCGAGGTCATGATGGCCGATCTCGTCCAGCTGCTGCAGGACCAGCGCGATTCCTTCAACGCCGTGGCCTTCGTCTCGGATGTCACCTTGCTGGATGACGCCACGGACGCCGTGCACGTACTGGCAGAACACCGCAACGGCGGTTCGGTCGCCATCGTGCAGCCCTACACCGCACCGGATCCGGAAACCGGGATCTGGGAGTTCTCCGAGCCCAGCGCCGAGGGCGGCCAGATCCAGGTCTGGGCCTAATCCCCCCGATTGTTTTCCGGCCTGTGGCCCGGAACCGGTTCCCCGGTTCCGGGCCACCGGTCTTTGTACTGCTGTTCCCGGCATGGCGACGCGGAGCAGGAACGCCAGGGGCCGCCAAACACGATCGAAGCGTTTGCTGGAGCAATGCCGGACGGGCACCGGCTGCCCGAGGTCTGGATCACGGCGCAGGAATCCAACACCTGCGAGAATGGGACACGTGAAACTCAGCGCCTATGCAGACGTGTGCCTGCGCACCTTGATGTTTCTCGGCTCCCGTCGCGGCCAACAGGTCACCACCATGG encodes:
- a CDS encoding SCO4226 family nickel-binding protein; the protein is MAEFMDVHNHMQGLSAADLKAAHEADLALQGEEGVEFKRAWADPVSGKIFCLSEGPSAEAVQRVHERAGHLADEIYEVPLVV
- a CDS encoding RecQ family ATP-dependent DNA helicase, producing the protein MDAYTPSIDSDLRSAATSILRSLVGRDDAQFHDGQFEAIEALVAGGRRALVVQRTGWGKSAVYFVASLLLRARGAGPTLIVSPLLALMRDQVAAASRAGVRAEAINSANALDWQSIAQKLDNDELDVLLVSPERLNNPVFRDTQLPALVARMGLLVIDEAHCISDWGHDFRPDYRRIKDLIQALPGNVPVLATTATANERVVHDVQEQLAVGGTEVFTLRGSLARESLRLGVLRLASPRSQFAWLLSHLNDFHGSGIIYTLTVSAAEDITRLLAEAGHKVLAYSGRTDTEERHRAETALKNNEVKALVATSALGMGFDKPDLGFVIHVGAPSSPVAYYQQVGRAGRGSINADVLLLPGPEDREIWRYFATSSMPDQQKANAVLQELAATTGPLSVPALEARVNIKRTPLELLLKVLAVDGAVERVSGGWIGSGAQWFYDAERYTRVAAARVAEQNAMLDYENLKTCRMEFLSRALDDPAAAPCGRCDNCAGVWFSDDIQASAKDSAQTALGRVGALVEARRMYPGGMEKLGVPLKGKIAPGFQAEDGRALARLTDLGWGGRLRALLESADEPDAPVPQAMLDACVKVLSEWKWSTRPVAVVSMPSRSRPQLVGSFAQGISTIGRLPYLGQLEYRDHGPRGGSGGNSAFRLAAVWDQFVVPAEMAEKLAGAPGPILLLDDLADSRWSMTEAARILREAGAPGVLPFVLGVAG
- a CDS encoding phosphomannomutase/phosphoglucomutase, producing the protein MGVSVEIDLSESFKAYDVRGIVGATINAEAVEAIGAAFVDVLGLSGQDVLVGGDMRPSSPEFSAAFARGAAYRGANPKMLGLISTDELYYAAGSLGCAGVVFTASHNPAAYNGIKMAKAGAVPVSSDTGLFDIRDLAQSYLDEGLPVSTEAPEGTVAEIDVLADYAAYLRELVDLTGIRPLKVVVDAANGMGGLTTPAVLGDTLLPGLPLEIIEMYFELDGTFPNHPANPLEPENLRDLRAAVIKHGADIGLAFDGDADRCFVIDELGNPVSPSAVTALVAVREIARARAAGEDTPVIIHNLITSRAVPEAVAAAGGRPVVTRVGHSFIKAVMAQEGAVFGGEHSAHYYFRDFYNADTGMLAAMHVLAALGHQDTPLSEFAAEYEPYVSSGEINSEVQDKAGAVARVLAEFTDAPVTVTRMDGTTVAATDGSYWFNLRPSNTEPFLRYNGEAIDTATMESIRNQVLSIVRSNA